From Paraburkholderia sabiae, a single genomic window includes:
- a CDS encoding asparaginase, whose amino-acid sequence MSVAATVYRGDVVENTHIAHVAVVDTEGRLLYACGEPSRVTLVRSAAKPAQALAVVETGALERFGFDDADLALMCASHSSEARHIERARSMLAKSQSTEGDLRCGGHPPISDAVYREWIKRDFLPGPVCSNCSGKHAGMLAGARALGVTLADYHLPEHPLQQRVKRAVAEACDLPADDVQWAVDGCNLPTPAFPLDRLARLYMKLARAADGHASADAQRDAALARIYRAMTAHPEMVAGEGRFCTALMSAYKGALVGKLGADASYAIGVRASAQTAKLGARGALGIAVKVEDGNTSILYAIVSQLLTQLGIGGEAEHRALDAFRLRDMRNTVGLKTGRVDVAVPLVKVNEAR is encoded by the coding sequence ATGTCCGTTGCTGCAACCGTTTATCGCGGCGATGTCGTCGAGAACACGCATATCGCGCACGTGGCCGTCGTCGATACGGAGGGGCGGCTGCTGTACGCGTGCGGCGAGCCGTCGCGCGTCACGCTGGTCAGATCGGCGGCCAAGCCGGCGCAGGCGCTCGCCGTCGTCGAGACGGGCGCGCTCGAACGTTTCGGTTTCGACGACGCAGATCTCGCGCTGATGTGCGCCTCGCATAGCAGCGAAGCGCGGCATATCGAACGCGCGCGCAGCATGCTCGCGAAGTCCCAGTCTACTGAAGGCGATCTGCGTTGCGGCGGTCATCCGCCCATCTCCGATGCCGTCTACCGCGAGTGGATCAAACGCGATTTCCTGCCGGGCCCTGTGTGCAGCAACTGCTCGGGCAAGCATGCGGGAATGCTGGCGGGTGCGCGAGCGCTCGGCGTGACGCTCGCCGACTATCATCTGCCGGAGCATCCGTTGCAGCAGCGCGTGAAGCGCGCGGTCGCAGAAGCCTGCGATCTGCCCGCCGACGACGTGCAATGGGCCGTCGACGGCTGCAATCTGCCGACGCCCGCCTTCCCGCTCGATCGTCTCGCGCGCCTCTACATGAAGCTCGCGCGTGCCGCCGACGGACACGCTTCCGCCGACGCGCAACGAGACGCTGCGCTCGCGCGCATCTATCGCGCGATGACGGCGCATCCCGAGATGGTCGCGGGCGAAGGGCGCTTCTGCACGGCGCTGATGAGCGCATACAAAGGCGCGCTGGTGGGCAAGCTCGGCGCAGATGCGAGCTACGCGATCGGCGTGCGCGCGTCGGCGCAGACTGCGAAGCTCGGCGCGCGGGGCGCGCTCGGGATTGCGGTGAAGGTGGAAGACGGCAACACGTCGATCCTCTATGCGATCGTTTCGCAACTGCTGACGCAACTCGGTATCGGCGGAGAAGCCGAGCATCGCGCGCTCGATGCCTTCCGTCTGCGTGACATGCGCAACACGGTCGGCCTGAAAACCGGCCGCGTCGACGTCGCCGTGCCGCTCGTCAAGGTGAACGAGGCGCGCTAG
- a CDS encoding FadR/GntR family transcriptional regulator — MDYRHLQKRKSLHARIVQELGIEIVSGRLMPGERLPAEATLCEKYGVSRPVLREATRVLVAKGLVVSKPRVGSVVRPREEWHMLDPDVLYWTLNSIPEGEFFLSLMTVRRIIEPAAAALAATAATDEDLARIGSAYDRMEHAQSAGDLLEPDLEFHRAIMAATHNDMLAYIGNMMSLALSESIKLTSRHPDTHALSLPRHKAILTAILNRDALAARQASLVQLEHARADADTILGIGSHSLT, encoded by the coding sequence ATGGACTACCGGCATCTTCAGAAACGCAAAAGCCTGCATGCGCGGATCGTGCAGGAACTCGGTATCGAAATCGTCAGCGGCAGGCTGATGCCGGGCGAGCGTCTGCCCGCCGAAGCGACGCTGTGCGAAAAGTATGGTGTAAGCCGTCCCGTGTTGCGCGAAGCGACGCGCGTGCTGGTGGCAAAAGGGCTGGTGGTGTCGAAGCCGCGCGTGGGCAGTGTCGTGCGGCCGCGGGAAGAGTGGCACATGCTCGATCCCGATGTGCTCTACTGGACGCTCAACAGCATTCCCGAAGGCGAGTTCTTTCTGTCGCTGATGACGGTGCGCCGCATCATCGAACCGGCGGCGGCCGCGCTTGCCGCAACGGCGGCAACGGATGAAGACCTCGCGCGCATCGGCTCCGCGTACGACCGCATGGAGCACGCGCAAAGCGCCGGCGATCTGCTCGAACCGGACCTGGAATTTCACCGCGCGATCATGGCCGCGACGCATAACGACATGCTCGCGTATATCGGCAACATGATGTCGCTGGCGCTATCGGAGTCGATCAAACTGACCAGCCGCCATCCCGACACGCACGCGCTGTCGCTGCCGCGCCATAAGGCCATTCTCACCGCGATCCTGAATCGCGATGCGCTAGCGGCGCGTCAGGCAAGCCTCGTGCAGCTCGAACACGCGCGAGCCGACGCCGATACGATTCTCGGCATCGGCTCGCACAGTCTGACCTGA
- a CDS encoding IlvD/Edd family dehydratase, translated as MSDQPRKLRSAAWFGTADKNGFMYRSWMKNQGIPDHEFAGKPIIGICNTWSELTPCNAHFRKLAEHVKRGVFEAGGFPVEFPVFSNGESNLRPTAMFTRNLASMDVEESIRGNPIDAVVLLAGCDKTTPALLMGAASCDVPAIVVSGGPMLNGKHEGRDIGSGTVVWQLSEQVKAGKISIHEFMSAEAGMSRSAGTCNTMGTASTMACMAEALGVTLPHNAAIPAVDSRRYVLAHLSGMRIVEMALQDVRLSKLLTREAFENAIRANAAIGGSTNAAIHLKAIAGRIGVNLELDDWTRIGRGTPTIVDLQPSGRFLMEEFYYAGGLPAVLRRLGEAGLLPHPDALTANGKSLWENCIDAPLYNDEVIRPLDKPLREDGGLCVLRGNLAPNGAVLKPSAATPALLKHRGRAVVFENFDDYKKRIADPELDVTADSVLVMKNCGPKGYPGMAEVGNMGLPPKLLAQGVTDMVRVSDARMSGTAYGTVVLHVAPEARAGGPLAVVRNGDWIELDCDSGRLHVDIDEKEMTARLAEWKEAQQRNPADASGYRNLYIDHVMQADQGCDFDFLVGCRGAEVPPHSH; from the coding sequence ATGAGCGACCAACCCCGCAAGCTGCGCTCCGCCGCCTGGTTCGGCACCGCCGACAAGAACGGCTTCATGTACCGCAGCTGGATGAAGAATCAGGGCATCCCCGATCACGAATTCGCCGGCAAGCCGATCATCGGCATCTGCAACACGTGGTCCGAACTGACGCCGTGCAACGCGCACTTCCGCAAGCTCGCCGAGCATGTGAAGCGCGGCGTGTTCGAAGCGGGCGGCTTTCCCGTCGAATTCCCCGTGTTCTCGAACGGCGAATCGAATCTGCGACCCACGGCCATGTTCACGCGCAACCTCGCGAGCATGGACGTCGAGGAATCGATTCGCGGCAATCCGATCGATGCCGTCGTGCTGCTCGCCGGCTGCGACAAGACCACGCCCGCACTGCTGATGGGCGCGGCCAGTTGCGACGTGCCCGCGATCGTCGTGAGCGGCGGACCGATGCTCAACGGCAAGCACGAAGGGCGCGACATCGGCTCGGGCACCGTCGTGTGGCAGCTGAGCGAACAGGTGAAGGCGGGCAAGATTTCGATTCACGAGTTCATGTCGGCGGAAGCAGGCATGTCGCGTTCGGCGGGTACATGCAACACGATGGGCACGGCGTCAACGATGGCCTGCATGGCGGAAGCGCTCGGCGTCACGCTGCCGCACAACGCGGCGATTCCCGCCGTCGATTCGCGCCGCTACGTGCTCGCGCATCTGTCGGGTATGCGTATCGTCGAAATGGCGCTGCAAGACGTGCGGCTCTCGAAACTGCTCACGCGCGAAGCGTTCGAAAACGCGATCCGCGCGAATGCGGCGATCGGCGGTTCGACGAATGCGGCGATTCATTTGAAGGCGATTGCGGGGCGCATCGGCGTGAACCTCGAACTCGACGACTGGACGCGCATCGGGCGCGGCACGCCGACCATCGTCGATCTGCAGCCGTCGGGCCGCTTCCTGATGGAAGAGTTCTATTACGCGGGCGGTCTGCCCGCCGTGCTGCGCCGGCTCGGCGAAGCGGGGCTGCTGCCGCATCCCGATGCGCTGACGGCAAACGGCAAGTCGCTGTGGGAGAACTGCATCGACGCGCCACTCTACAACGACGAAGTGATCCGTCCGCTGGATAAACCGCTGCGCGAAGACGGCGGCCTGTGCGTGCTGCGCGGTAATCTCGCGCCGAACGGCGCGGTGCTCAAGCCGTCGGCGGCGACGCCTGCGCTGTTGAAGCATCGCGGCCGCGCCGTCGTGTTCGAGAACTTCGACGACTACAAGAAGCGCATCGCGGATCCCGAACTCGACGTCACGGCCGATTCCGTGCTCGTGATGAAGAACTGCGGCCCGAAGGGTTATCCCGGCATGGCCGAAGTCGGCAACATGGGGTTGCCGCCGAAGCTGCTCGCGCAAGGCGTGACGGACATGGTGCGCGTGTCGGACGCGCGCATGAGCGGCACGGCTTACGGCACGGTGGTGCTGCACGTGGCGCCCGAAGCGCGCGCAGGCGGACCGCTCGCTGTCGTGCGCAACGGCGACTGGATCGAGCTGGATTGCGACTCAGGCCGCCTGCACGTCGATATCGACGAGAAGGAAATGACAGCGCGTCTCGCCGAATGGAAGGAAGCGCAGCAGCGCAATCCCGCCGACGCGAGCGGCTATCGCAACCTCTACATCGACCATGTGATGCAGGCCGATCAGGGCTGCGACTTCGACTTTCTGGTGGGTTGCCGCGGCGCGGAAGTGCCGCCGCATTCGCACTGA
- a CDS encoding Gfo/Idh/MocA family protein: protein MNTKLSIGIVGVGKIARDQHLPAIAGLDGFELVACASRNAQVEGVRNYKTIEEMLAAEPQLDAISLCATPQVRFDQARAALAAGKHVMLEKPPGASVHEVEVLRSMARAAGRTLFATWHSRYAPAVETAREWLASRTLQEVQVRWKEDVRRWHPGQAWIWTPGGLGVFDPGINALSIITHMLPREIVLREAALSVPANVQTPIAADLDFIDEAGVPVRAEFDWRHGPVEQWEIEVKTTDGVLHLSEGGKKLSIAGKPVEIGPEREYPSLYERFHWLITHGEHDVDVRPLRLVADAFLLGRRHEVEPFHD, encoded by the coding sequence ATGAACACCAAACTTTCTATCGGCATCGTCGGCGTCGGCAAGATTGCGCGCGACCAGCATCTGCCCGCTATCGCCGGGCTCGACGGCTTCGAACTCGTTGCGTGCGCGAGCCGCAATGCGCAGGTCGAGGGCGTGCGCAACTACAAGACGATCGAAGAGATGCTCGCAGCCGAGCCGCAACTCGACGCAATTTCGCTGTGTGCGACGCCGCAAGTGCGCTTCGATCAGGCGCGCGCTGCGCTCGCGGCCGGCAAGCACGTGATGCTCGAAAAGCCGCCTGGCGCGAGCGTGCATGAAGTGGAAGTGTTGCGTTCCATGGCGCGCGCCGCTGGCCGCACGCTGTTCGCGACGTGGCATTCGCGCTATGCGCCCGCAGTCGAAACGGCGCGCGAATGGCTCGCGTCGCGCACGCTGCAGGAAGTGCAGGTGCGCTGGAAGGAAGACGTGCGCCGCTGGCATCCGGGCCAGGCGTGGATCTGGACGCCGGGGGGCCTCGGCGTGTTCGATCCGGGCATCAATGCGCTGTCGATCATCACGCACATGCTGCCGCGCGAAATCGTGCTGCGCGAGGCAGCGCTCTCGGTGCCCGCGAACGTGCAGACGCCGATTGCCGCTGATCTGGATTTCATCGACGAAGCGGGCGTGCCCGTGCGCGCCGAGTTCGACTGGCGTCATGGTCCCGTCGAGCAATGGGAAATCGAAGTGAAGACGACGGACGGCGTGCTGCATCTGAGCGAAGGCGGCAAGAAGCTCTCGATTGCGGGCAAGCCCGTCGAAATCGGACCCGAGCGCGAATATCCGTCGCTATATGAGCGGTTCCACTGGCTGATCACGCATGGCGAACACGATGTCGACGTGCGCCCGCTGCGGCTGGTGGCCGATGCTTTCCTGCTTGGCCGTCGTCATGAGGTCGAGCCGTTTCACGACTAG
- a CDS encoding arabinose ABC transporter substrate-binding protein gives MTRKLRRLTLSAMAAALLATPFAMQMTAHADTPLKIGVLVKMPEQAWFINEQKAATALGQKEGFSVVNIGAPDGEKVLAAIDNLGAQGAQGFVICPPDVRLGPAIQARAKRYNMKFVTVDDQLVDSTGKPLSGVPHLGMSAFKIGNQVGQAISDEMKKRGWKPEEVGAIRITDYELPTAKLRTDGATETLLANGFKKDNIFDAPQKTTDDEGGFNAASPVLSKHPNIKKWVIFALNEETVLGGVRATEQLHIPGSDVIGVGINGAGEAFAEFQKKEPTGFYGTIAVSSTNHGKQSTQNLVDWIKQGKQPPADTQTTGKLMTRENWKDVRTELGI, from the coding sequence ATGACCCGCAAGCTTCGACGCCTTACTTTGTCCGCGATGGCCGCAGCACTGCTGGCTACCCCGTTCGCCATGCAGATGACCGCGCACGCAGACACGCCGCTGAAAATCGGCGTGCTCGTGAAGATGCCCGAACAGGCATGGTTCATCAACGAGCAGAAGGCGGCGACGGCTCTGGGCCAGAAGGAAGGCTTCTCGGTGGTGAACATCGGCGCGCCCGACGGCGAGAAGGTGCTGGCCGCGATCGACAACCTCGGCGCACAAGGCGCGCAAGGCTTCGTGATCTGCCCGCCGGACGTGCGTCTCGGACCGGCTATTCAGGCTCGCGCGAAGCGCTACAACATGAAGTTCGTCACTGTGGATGACCAGCTGGTCGACTCGACGGGCAAGCCGCTGTCGGGCGTGCCGCACCTGGGCATGTCGGCGTTCAAGATCGGCAATCAGGTCGGTCAGGCAATCTCCGATGAAATGAAGAAGCGCGGCTGGAAGCCGGAAGAAGTCGGCGCGATCCGCATCACCGACTACGAACTGCCGACGGCCAAGCTGCGCACCGACGGCGCGACGGAAACGCTGCTCGCGAACGGCTTCAAGAAGGACAACATTTTCGACGCGCCGCAAAAGACCACCGACGACGAAGGCGGCTTCAACGCAGCGTCGCCCGTGCTGTCGAAGCACCCGAACATCAAGAAGTGGGTGATCTTCGCGCTGAACGAAGAAACCGTGCTGGGCGGCGTGCGCGCTACCGAGCAGCTGCATATCCCCGGTTCGGACGTGATCGGCGTCGGCATCAACGGCGCAGGCGAAGCGTTCGCCGAGTTCCAGAAGAAGGAACCGACGGGCTTCTACGGCACGATCGCCGTCAGCTCGACGAACCACGGCAAGCAGAGCACGCAGAACCTCGTCGACTGGATCAAGCAAGGCAAGCAGCCGCCCGCCGATACGCAGACGACGGGCAAGCTGATGACGCGCGAAAACTGGAAGGACGTGCGTACGGAACTCGGAATCTGA